One Bufo gargarizans isolate SCDJY-AF-19 chromosome 3, ASM1485885v1, whole genome shotgun sequence DNA segment encodes these proteins:
- the MORC3 gene encoding MORC family CW-type zinc finger protein 3 isoform X2 yields MAAQTTEGIRLSALCPKFLHTNSTSHTWPFSAVAELIDNAYDPDVGAKQIWIDQTVVNGQLSLTFTDNGNGMTLDKLHKMLSFGFSDKVAVQGHVPVGLYGNGFKSGSMRLGKDAIVLTKNDSAMHVGMLSQTFLEAVNAEQVIVPIISFNKQRQVVNTPISDVNLQAILGHSLLNSEKDLLAELDAIIGKKGTRIIIWNLRRDKNGKSEFDFTADKYDIKIPEEIDGSFRKGYKKQERIELVAPDSDYSLRVYCSILYLKPRMQIIIRGQKVQTQLVSKNLAHIEKDVYRPKSISHKPVKITFGYNCRNKEHYGIMMYHKNRLIKAYVRVGCQLKANNMGVGVVGVIECNYLKPTHNKQDFDYTNDYRLTLTAVGEKLNDYWHEMKLQKNSLSSVPVEDEQKRPDQSWAQCDSCLKWRKLPDAMGKLPPKWYCHMNPDPQFRDCNVPEEPEDDDEITHSTYEKTHKKRRSEQLSQVFRNNTILFNPPSKEMQQALNTVQANYRPALSSNPSTLVAAESSAQPSTPPDRKRLLSLDPSPVPAKKPPVTVTETIELPDEDDEEADDGDVIIIEDVSTPKPKSEKAKPVNGSAISSVPMESLDGETSGMPDTGGIAAVGTQTEMRGIVVKKEEDDSYSDFQGHTEKPSENLFINCNGTVSSTHPNLSSENEKEYYKKRCEELSTKLRRLEETSSQQVKTETSHQQVQTNPSREDLKYDEALKEVCRLKLMCKKLQELKSQSGSEVDSTSEIDDMAIQLDDVFRKLDSCSAERDQYKSEIEQLKLEKRKLEAEKSKLTTGLQKLKEATETKASTSVHGHERSKLRTLRIHVAQLLTTLMPELDLEQVDYDVDVIDEILVQVLEQAEKQANGHE; encoded by the exons ttttggaTTCAGTGACAAGGTTGCAGTACAAGGTCACGTTCCGGTCGGCCTCTATGGAAATGGTTTTAAATCCGGCTCCATGCGTCTGGGCAAGGATGCGATTGTTCTGACCAAAAATGACTCTGCGATGCACGTGGGCATGTTGTCACAGACTTTCCTGGAAGCCGTAAATGCCGAGCAGGTCATCGTGCCAATCATCTCCTTCAACAAGCAAA GGCAGGTAGTGAATACCCCGATCTCCGATGTAAATCTACAGGCAATTTTGGGGCATTCTCTTCTGAATTCAGAAAAGGACCTACTGGCGGAACTGGATGCAATTATTGGGAAAAAAGGCACAAGGATCATCATCTGGAATTTAAGGCG GGACAAAAACGGGAAATCGGAATTTGATTTTACTGCGGATAAGTATGACATAAAAATTCCTGAGGAGATTGATGGATCTTTCAGGAAGGGATATAAGAAGCAAGAAAGGATAGAACTTGTCGCTCCTGACAGTGACTATTCTTTGAGG gtatattgcagcattTTATATCTGAAACCACGGATGCAGATTATCATTCGAGGCCAAAAAGTACAAACACAACTTGTTTCAAAAAATCTGGCACACATAGAAAAAGACGTCTACAGGCCAAAGTCCATATCT CATAAACCTGTGAAAATCACCTTTGGTTATAACTGTCGGAACAAGGAGCACTACGGCATAATGATGTACCACAAAAACAGGCTAATAAAGGCCTACGTGAGAGTCGGCTGCCAGCTGAAG GCTAACAACATGGGCGTCGGCGTGGTCGGGGTTATTGAATGTAACTATCTAAAGCCCACACATAACAAACAGGACTTTGACTACACAAACGACTACAG ACTTACGCTGACTGCAGTAGGAGAGAAGCTGAACGACTACTGGCATGAGATGAAACTGCAGAAAAATTCATTGTCAAGTGTCCCCGTAGAAGACGAGCA AAAACGACCTGATCAGAGCTGGGCCCAGTGCGATTCTTGTCTAAAATGGAGGAAACTTCCTGACGCCATGGGGAAGCTTCCACCAAAGTGGTACTGTCATATGAACCCAGACCCGCAGTTCAG AGATTGCAATGTTCCCGAGGAACCAGAGGACGATGACGAAATCACTCACTCAACATATGAGAAGACGCACAAAAAAAG GAGAAGTGAACAGCTATCACAG GTCTTCAGAAATAACACAATCCTGTTTAATCCTCCAAGTAAAGAGATGCAGCAAGCTCTGAACACTGTGCAGGCCAATTACAGACCAGCGCTGTCTTCGAATCCATCCACGTTGGTGGCAGCTGAAAGCTCAGCACAGCCTAGTACACCCCCTGATCG AAAACGTCTGCTATCACTCGACCCTTCTCCAGTGCCTGCAAAAAAGCCACCGGTTACTGTAACCGAGACCATAGAGCTCCCAGATGAGGACGATGAAGAAGCCGATGATGGAGATGTGATTATCATAGAGGATGTCAGCACACCCAAACCCAAGAGTGAAAAAGCAAAACCCGTAAACGGTTCTGCTATTAGTTCCGTCCCCATGGAAAGTTTAGACGGTGAGACTTCGGGGATGCCTGATACGGGAGGGATAGCTGCAGTCGGCACACAGACTGAAATGCGGGGAATAGTTGttaaaaaggaagaagatgattCTTACAGCGACTTCCAAGGGCACACGGAGAAGCCAAGTGAGAATCTGTTCATAAACTGCAATGGcacagtgtcaagtacccacccGAATCTCAGCTCTGAGAACGAAAAAGAATATTACAAAAAGCGTTGCGAAGAACTGAGCACTAAACTGAGAcgtctggaggaaaccagcagTCAGCAAGTGAAAACGGAGACGTCTCACCAGCAAGTACAGACCAATCCAAGTCGTGAGGACTTAAAGTACGATGAGGCCTTGAAGGAGGTCTGCAGGCTGAAGCTAATGTGTAAAAAACTGCAGGAGCTGAAGTCTCAGTCCGGCTCTGAAGTTGACAGCACAAGTGAGATAGACGATATGGCGATACAACTAGATGACGTTTTCCGGAAGTTAGATTCCTGTTCTGCAGAAAGAGATCAATACAAATCGGAG ATCGAGCAGTTAAAGCTGGAGAAGAGAAAGCTGGAGGCCGAGAAAAGCAAACTGACGACTGGGCTACAGAAATTAAAGGAAGCGACTGAGACCAAAGCCTCCACCAGTGTGCACGGGCATGAAAG GTCTAAGTTACGAACACTGAGGATTCATGTCGCCCAGTTGCTCACCACCTTGATGCCAGAGCTGGACTTGGAGCAGGTGGACTACGACGTGGACGTAATTGATGAGATTCTAGTCCAAGTGCTTGAGCAGGCCGAGAAACAAGCCAATGGCCACGAATAA
- the MORC3 gene encoding MORC family CW-type zinc finger protein 3 isoform X1: MAAQTTEGIRLSALCPKFLHTNSTSHTWPFSAVAELIDNAYDPDVGAKQIWIDQTVVNGQLSLTFTDNGNGMTLDKLHKMLSFGFSDKVAVQGHVPVGLYGNGFKSGSMRLGKDAIVLTKNDSAMHVGMLSQTFLEAVNAEQVIVPIISFNKQRQVVNTPISDVNLQAILGHSLLNSEKDLLAELDAIIGKKGTRIIIWNLRRDKNGKSEFDFTADKYDIKIPEEIDGSFRKGYKKQERIELVAPDSDYSLRVYCSILYLKPRMQIIIRGQKVQTQLVSKNLAHIEKDVYRPKSISHKPVKITFGYNCRNKEHYGIMMYHKNRLIKAYVRVGCQLKANNMGVGVVGVIECNYLKPTHNKQDFDYTNDYRLTLTAVGEKLNDYWHEMKLQKNSLSSVPVEDEQKRPDQSWAQCDSCLKWRKLPDAMGKLPPKWYCHMNPDPQFRDCNVPEEPEDDDEITHSTYEKTHKKRRSEQLSQVFRNNTILFNPPSKEMQQALNTVQANYRPALSSNPSTLVAAESSAQPSTPPDRRKRLLSLDPSPVPAKKPPVTVTETIELPDEDDEEADDGDVIIIEDVSTPKPKSEKAKPVNGSAISSVPMESLDGETSGMPDTGGIAAVGTQTEMRGIVVKKEEDDSYSDFQGHTEKPSENLFINCNGTVSSTHPNLSSENEKEYYKKRCEELSTKLRRLEETSSQQVKTETSHQQVQTNPSREDLKYDEALKEVCRLKLMCKKLQELKSQSGSEVDSTSEIDDMAIQLDDVFRKLDSCSAERDQYKSEIEQLKLEKRKLEAEKSKLTTGLQKLKEATETKASTSVHGHERSKLRTLRIHVAQLLTTLMPELDLEQVDYDVDVIDEILVQVLEQAEKQANGHE; the protein is encoded by the exons ttttggaTTCAGTGACAAGGTTGCAGTACAAGGTCACGTTCCGGTCGGCCTCTATGGAAATGGTTTTAAATCCGGCTCCATGCGTCTGGGCAAGGATGCGATTGTTCTGACCAAAAATGACTCTGCGATGCACGTGGGCATGTTGTCACAGACTTTCCTGGAAGCCGTAAATGCCGAGCAGGTCATCGTGCCAATCATCTCCTTCAACAAGCAAA GGCAGGTAGTGAATACCCCGATCTCCGATGTAAATCTACAGGCAATTTTGGGGCATTCTCTTCTGAATTCAGAAAAGGACCTACTGGCGGAACTGGATGCAATTATTGGGAAAAAAGGCACAAGGATCATCATCTGGAATTTAAGGCG GGACAAAAACGGGAAATCGGAATTTGATTTTACTGCGGATAAGTATGACATAAAAATTCCTGAGGAGATTGATGGATCTTTCAGGAAGGGATATAAGAAGCAAGAAAGGATAGAACTTGTCGCTCCTGACAGTGACTATTCTTTGAGG gtatattgcagcattTTATATCTGAAACCACGGATGCAGATTATCATTCGAGGCCAAAAAGTACAAACACAACTTGTTTCAAAAAATCTGGCACACATAGAAAAAGACGTCTACAGGCCAAAGTCCATATCT CATAAACCTGTGAAAATCACCTTTGGTTATAACTGTCGGAACAAGGAGCACTACGGCATAATGATGTACCACAAAAACAGGCTAATAAAGGCCTACGTGAGAGTCGGCTGCCAGCTGAAG GCTAACAACATGGGCGTCGGCGTGGTCGGGGTTATTGAATGTAACTATCTAAAGCCCACACATAACAAACAGGACTTTGACTACACAAACGACTACAG ACTTACGCTGACTGCAGTAGGAGAGAAGCTGAACGACTACTGGCATGAGATGAAACTGCAGAAAAATTCATTGTCAAGTGTCCCCGTAGAAGACGAGCA AAAACGACCTGATCAGAGCTGGGCCCAGTGCGATTCTTGTCTAAAATGGAGGAAACTTCCTGACGCCATGGGGAAGCTTCCACCAAAGTGGTACTGTCATATGAACCCAGACCCGCAGTTCAG AGATTGCAATGTTCCCGAGGAACCAGAGGACGATGACGAAATCACTCACTCAACATATGAGAAGACGCACAAAAAAAG GAGAAGTGAACAGCTATCACAG GTCTTCAGAAATAACACAATCCTGTTTAATCCTCCAAGTAAAGAGATGCAGCAAGCTCTGAACACTGTGCAGGCCAATTACAGACCAGCGCTGTCTTCGAATCCATCCACGTTGGTGGCAGCTGAAAGCTCAGCACAGCCTAGTACACCCCCTGATCG TAGAAAACGTCTGCTATCACTCGACCCTTCTCCAGTGCCTGCAAAAAAGCCACCGGTTACTGTAACCGAGACCATAGAGCTCCCAGATGAGGACGATGAAGAAGCCGATGATGGAGATGTGATTATCATAGAGGATGTCAGCACACCCAAACCCAAGAGTGAAAAAGCAAAACCCGTAAACGGTTCTGCTATTAGTTCCGTCCCCATGGAAAGTTTAGACGGTGAGACTTCGGGGATGCCTGATACGGGAGGGATAGCTGCAGTCGGCACACAGACTGAAATGCGGGGAATAGTTGttaaaaaggaagaagatgattCTTACAGCGACTTCCAAGGGCACACGGAGAAGCCAAGTGAGAATCTGTTCATAAACTGCAATGGcacagtgtcaagtacccacccGAATCTCAGCTCTGAGAACGAAAAAGAATATTACAAAAAGCGTTGCGAAGAACTGAGCACTAAACTGAGAcgtctggaggaaaccagcagTCAGCAAGTGAAAACGGAGACGTCTCACCAGCAAGTACAGACCAATCCAAGTCGTGAGGACTTAAAGTACGATGAGGCCTTGAAGGAGGTCTGCAGGCTGAAGCTAATGTGTAAAAAACTGCAGGAGCTGAAGTCTCAGTCCGGCTCTGAAGTTGACAGCACAAGTGAGATAGACGATATGGCGATACAACTAGATGACGTTTTCCGGAAGTTAGATTCCTGTTCTGCAGAAAGAGATCAATACAAATCGGAG ATCGAGCAGTTAAAGCTGGAGAAGAGAAAGCTGGAGGCCGAGAAAAGCAAACTGACGACTGGGCTACAGAAATTAAAGGAAGCGACTGAGACCAAAGCCTCCACCAGTGTGCACGGGCATGAAAG GTCTAAGTTACGAACACTGAGGATTCATGTCGCCCAGTTGCTCACCACCTTGATGCCAGAGCTGGACTTGGAGCAGGTGGACTACGACGTGGACGTAATTGATGAGATTCTAGTCCAAGTGCTTGAGCAGGCCGAGAAACAAGCCAATGGCCACGAATAA